The following are encoded in a window of Armatimonadota bacterium genomic DNA:
- a CDS encoding ABC transporter permease: protein MSRYIFTRALLVLPTLLAVAVLIFLLMRVVPGDIVELRLVLGGSYVTPGVIAAERARLGLDRPLWDQFLHYLVGLARLDLGLSMWSGAPVAHEIGLRLALSLQLAVMATLIAVALAVPLGTLAAVYRGSWIDQAVQLFSVAGLSIPSFWLGILLILFLLSVFNYLPPLIFTPLLVDPKANLAQLIWPALAVGYRYSAVTTRMTRSALLEVLREDYVRTAWAKGLRRTVIVRRHALRNALLPVVTVIGLEFAFLIGGLVVTEQVFNLNGIGKLTVEAIAQRDYTLIQGLMLVVAAGYILANFVVDVLYAWLDPRITYG from the coding sequence GTGAGCCGCTACATCTTCACCCGCGCGCTACTTGTCCTGCCCACCCTGCTGGCGGTCGCGGTCCTCATCTTCCTCCTCATGCGCGTCGTCCCCGGCGACATCGTCGAGCTGCGCCTGGTCCTGGGAGGCTCCTACGTCACCCCGGGCGTGATCGCGGCGGAGCGCGCCCGGCTGGGTCTGGACAGGCCGCTGTGGGATCAGTTTCTGCACTACCTGGTGGGCCTGGCGCGCCTCGACCTGGGGCTGTCCATGTGGTCGGGAGCTCCGGTAGCTCACGAGATCGGCCTGCGCCTGGCCCTCAGCCTGCAGCTGGCCGTGATGGCCACGCTCATCGCCGTGGCGCTGGCCGTCCCCCTGGGCACGCTGGCGGCGGTCTATCGGGGGAGCTGGATCGACCAGGCCGTGCAGCTCTTCAGCGTGGCCGGGCTGTCCATCCCGTCTTTCTGGCTGGGCATCCTGCTCATCCTCTTCTTGCTCTCGGTCTTCAACTACCTCCCTCCGCTGATCTTCACCCCCCTGCTGGTGGACCCCAAGGCCAACCTGGCGCAGCTCATCTGGCCGGCCCTGGCGGTGGGCTACCGGTACTCCGCCGTGACCACCCGCATGACCCGGTCCGCGCTGCTGGAGGTGCTGCGGGAGGACTACGTGCGCACCGCCTGGGCCAAGGGCCTGCGGCGGACGGTGATCGTCCGCCGCCACGCCCTGCGCAATGCGCTCCTCCCCGTGGTCACCGTCATCGGCCTGGAGTTCGCCTTTCTCATCGGCGGGCTGGTGGTGACCGAGCAGGTCTTCAACCTCAACGGCATCGGCAAGCTCACCGTGGAGGCCATCGCCCAGCGAGACTACACGCTGATCCAGGGCCTGATGCTGGTCGTGGCCGCCGGCTACATCCTGGCCAACTTCGTGGTCGACGTACTGTACGCGTGGCTGGATCCTCGGATCACGTACGGCTGA
- a CDS encoding ABC transporter permease, whose protein sequence is MASGAVLETTRLSPPPGRAGRRPLARFIRKYPMGTVGAVLIVAMLLVGAFAEAVAPYDPVVNDFGAMFQRPSRAHWFGTDAFGRDVLSRILYGARTALLVGFGSSLLGATAGALLGVVSAYFGGRLDLWLQRLLDVVMAFPIIILAMAVVALLGTGTVNLVLAIALSFAPRAERVVRASALAVREMAYVEAARAVGAGPWRIIFRHMSPNVAAPYLVMLTAFLGQAILLEASLSFLGLGVAEPTPAWGLMLRGAAVDFVQRAPWMAIFPGLAISVAVLAFNVLGDALRDALDPRLRA, encoded by the coding sequence ATGGCCAGCGGCGCGGTGCTGGAGACGACCCGCCTCTCCCCGCCGCCGGGCCGGGCGGGCAGGCGCCCGCTGGCCCGCTTCATCAGGAAGTACCCCATGGGCACGGTGGGCGCGGTCCTGATCGTGGCCATGCTGCTGGTGGGGGCCTTCGCCGAAGCGGTGGCGCCCTACGATCCGGTGGTCAACGACTTCGGAGCCATGTTCCAGCGGCCCAGCCGGGCGCACTGGTTCGGCACCGACGCCTTTGGCCGGGACGTGCTCAGCCGCATCCTCTACGGCGCTCGCACGGCCCTGCTGGTGGGATTCGGCTCCTCCCTCCTGGGGGCCACCGCCGGCGCCCTCCTGGGCGTGGTCAGCGCCTACTTCGGGGGGAGGCTGGACCTGTGGCTGCAGCGGCTGTTAGACGTCGTCATGGCATTCCCCATCATCATCCTGGCCATGGCGGTGGTCGCCCTTCTGGGGACCGGGACGGTGAACCTGGTCCTGGCCATCGCCCTCTCCTTCGCCCCGCGGGCCGAGCGCGTGGTGCGGGCCAGCGCCCTGGCGGTGCGGGAGATGGCATACGTGGAGGCGGCGCGAGCAGTGGGAGCGGGACCCTGGCGGATCATCTTCCGCCACATGTCGCCCAACGTGGCGGCGCCCTACCTGGTGATGCTCACCGCGTTCCTCGGCCAGGCGATCTTGCTGGAGGCCTCGCTCTCCTTCCTGGGGTTGGGCGTGGCCGAGCCCACGCCGGCCTGGGGGCTGATGCTGCGCGGTGCCGCCGTGGACTTCGTGCAGCGGGCCCCCTGGATGGCCATCTTTCCCGGGCTGGCCATCAGTGTGGCCGTGCTGGCCTTCAACGTTCTGGGCGACGCCCTGCGCGACGCCCTGGACCCCAGGCTGCGGGCTTGA
- a CDS encoding 5'-nucleotidase C-terminal domain-containing protein, with translation MLTVIRARALLLALSLALLLAAAPAAGQPPTLTLLHFNDVYQLGPVDGGKRGGFDRLATVVEQYREKERPTLLLFAGDLISPSVESSIFKGAQLIAGMNQLGVDAASFGNHEFDYGPEELAARIRESRFPWVASNTFTGGMRPFPGARPWLLLPAGAVTVGIIGLLTQETAVVSSPGRTTFGDPVAVARAVVPILRRGGAQVILALTHQFIAADQELLRQIPEIDLVLGGHEHDPLTATVGGRLIAKAGSDAKWLGVTRLALDGSRRASHQLVEVTDQIPPHPAMAALVKRYADQMSRELDVVIGETAVPLDARNSTVRQQESNLGNFIADAMRAALQADLAITNGGGIRTNALFPAGRITRKDVFAWLPFGNIVVKVALPGAVVRQALENGVSQWEQVAGRFPQVSGLRYTFNPTRPAGSRITEVRVADQPLNDAAVYTLATNDFMLRGGDGYSMLAGGQVLVNPAGGPLMVTVVIEAIQRARTISPRVEGRITLVR, from the coding sequence ATGCTGACGGTGATACGCGCGCGAGCGCTGCTACTGGCCCTCTCGCTGGCCCTGCTGCTGGCGGCGGCGCCGGCGGCGGGCCAGCCCCCGACTCTCACCCTGCTGCACTTCAACGACGTCTACCAGCTCGGGCCGGTGGACGGGGGGAAGCGCGGCGGGTTCGACCGGCTGGCCACGGTGGTGGAACAGTACCGGGAGAAGGAACGCCCCACACTGCTGCTGTTCGCAGGAGACCTGATCTCGCCGTCGGTGGAGTCCTCCATCTTCAAGGGGGCCCAGCTCATCGCCGGGATGAACCAGCTGGGCGTGGATGCGGCCAGCTTCGGCAACCACGAGTTTGACTACGGTCCGGAGGAGCTGGCGGCACGGATCAGGGAGTCACGCTTCCCCTGGGTGGCCAGCAACACCTTCACCGGGGGGATGCGGCCCTTCCCCGGCGCGCGCCCCTGGCTCCTCCTTCCTGCGGGAGCGGTGACCGTGGGGATCATCGGCCTGCTCACCCAGGAGACCGCGGTCGTCTCCTCCCCCGGCCGGACCACCTTCGGCGACCCGGTGGCCGTGGCCCGCGCGGTCGTGCCCATCCTGCGCAGGGGCGGCGCGCAGGTGATCCTGGCCCTCACCCACCAGTTCATCGCTGCTGACCAGGAGCTGCTGCGGCAGATCCCCGAGATCGACCTGGTCCTGGGCGGCCACGAGCACGACCCGCTGACGGCCACGGTGGGCGGGCGTCTGATCGCCAAAGCCGGTTCGGACGCCAAGTGGCTGGGCGTCACCCGCCTGGCCCTGGACGGCTCGCGGCGGGCCAGCCACCAGCTGGTCGAGGTCACCGACCAGATCCCGCCGCACCCGGCCATGGCCGCCCTGGTCAAGCGGTATGCCGACCAGATGAGCAGGGAGCTGGACGTCGTCATCGGCGAGACCGCCGTCCCCCTGGACGCGCGGAACAGCACGGTGCGGCAGCAGGAATCCAACCTGGGCAACTTCATCGCCGACGCCATGCGCGCCGCGCTTCAGGCCGACCTGGCCATCACCAACGGCGGGGGAATCCGCACCAACGCCCTCTTCCCCGCCGGCCGCATCACCCGTAAGGACGTCTTCGCCTGGCTGCCCTTCGGCAACATCGTGGTCAAGGTGGCCCTCCCCGGCGCCGTGGTGCGGCAGGCCCTGGAGAACGGGGTCAGCCAGTGGGAGCAGGTGGCGGGGCGCTTTCCCCAGGTGAGCGGCCTGCGCTATACCTTTAACCCCACGCGTCCGGCGGGATCCCGCATCACCGAGGTGCGGGTGGCCGACCAGCCCCTGAACGACGCGGCCGTCTACACCCTGGCCACCAACGACTTCATGCTGCGCGGTGGGGACGGCTACAGCATGCTGGCTGGCGGCCAGGTGCTGGTCAATCCCGCGGGCGGCCCGCTGATGGTCACGGTGGTGATCGAGGCCATCCAGCGGGCGCGCACCATCAGCCCGCGGGTGGAGGGACGGATCACGCTGGTGCGCTGA
- a CDS encoding aldolase/citrate lyase family protein — MITNTVKHRLKQGQPAVGLWVSFPSPAVVELLATIGPDWLLVDTEHGPTGWERLEDLLRAMKGTEVVPLVRVAANDVALIKQALDRGAYGVIVPLVNTAQEARAAVAAARYPPEGIRGVAGTRVSRYGMDLPEYFARWNSEVLVVCQVETAQALEHVEEIAAVPGVDVLFIGPNDLSANLGCFRQFDHPAFLAAVDRILAAARRCGIAAGYMAGSPEEVLRRIDQGILFIAAGSDARLLAGAAAATYGRIREGLAERLNVSRR, encoded by the coding sequence ATGATCACCAACACCGTCAAGCACCGCCTGAAGCAGGGGCAGCCGGCGGTGGGCCTGTGGGTCAGCTTCCCCTCCCCGGCCGTGGTGGAGCTGCTGGCGACCATTGGGCCCGACTGGCTGCTTGTCGACACCGAGCACGGCCCCACAGGGTGGGAACGGCTGGAGGACCTGCTGCGGGCGATGAAGGGGACCGAGGTGGTCCCCCTGGTCCGCGTGGCCGCCAACGACGTGGCGCTGATCAAGCAGGCCCTGGACCGGGGCGCCTACGGGGTGATCGTCCCCCTGGTGAACACGGCGCAGGAGGCACGGGCCGCGGTGGCGGCAGCCAGGTACCCGCCGGAGGGGATCCGGGGCGTGGCCGGAACGCGGGTCAGCCGCTACGGCATGGACCTGCCTGAATACTTCGCCCGGTGGAACAGCGAGGTCCTGGTGGTCTGTCAGGTAGAAACTGCCCAGGCGCTGGAGCACGTGGAGGAGATCGCCGCCGTGCCGGGCGTAGACGTGCTGTTCATCGGGCCCAACGACCTCTCGGCGAACCTGGGCTGCTTCCGCCAGTTCGACCACCCGGCGTTTCTGGCGGCGGTGGATCGCATCCTGGCCGCGGCGCGTCGATGCGGTATCGCCGCCGGCTACATGGCCGGAAGTCCCGAGGAGGTCCTGCGGCGCATCGACCAGGGCATCCTCTTCATCGCTGCGGGCAGTGACGCCCGGCTGTTGGCCGGTGCCGCCGCCGCAACCTACGGGAGGATCAGGGAGGGGCTGGCCGAGCGTCTCAACGTCTCCCGCCGGTAG
- a CDS encoding ABC transporter ATP-binding protein, whose protein sequence is MGAAGSGAGEDTLTDPAPAPLPTRPGFMIASPSTATAPVVRMERVSKTYLSARPPGLWRRRSGEQELQVVVNFSLAVRPGEFVSIIGPSGCGKTTVLFLLAGLRAPSSGTIDICGRAPQEAVRAGLSSVIFQQPVLFEWLTAEANVLLPLRLRDPQWWLWPWRRPRYLPTARQLLRTVDLEPFAHYYPDKLSGGMQQRLAIARALTLDPRVLLLDEPFGALDEITRDRMNLELLRLCAQRELTVVFVTHSIEEAVFLSDRVVVMRRWLSPGADSSIVAEVRVDLPRPRSLALKEDPAFFQRVREGRAALRQANG, encoded by the coding sequence GTGGGGGCGGCGGGCTCGGGAGCGGGCGAGGACACCCTCACCGACCCCGCCCCCGCGCCACTGCCGACGCGCCCGGGTTTCATGATCGCTTCACCCTCTACCGCCACCGCGCCGGTCGTCCGCATGGAGCGCGTCTCTAAGACGTATCTTTCGGCGCGCCCCCCGGGCCTGTGGCGGCGTCGCAGCGGAGAGCAGGAGCTGCAGGTGGTGGTCAACTTCTCCCTGGCGGTCCGCCCGGGGGAGTTCGTCTCCATCATCGGCCCCTCAGGGTGCGGCAAGACCACGGTGCTCTTCCTCCTGGCCGGGCTCCGCGCCCCCAGCAGTGGAACCATCGACATCTGCGGCCGGGCCCCGCAGGAGGCGGTTCGGGCGGGACTGTCCAGCGTCATCTTCCAGCAGCCGGTCCTGTTTGAATGGCTGACCGCGGAAGCCAACGTCCTCCTGCCGCTGCGCCTGCGGGACCCGCAGTGGTGGCTGTGGCCGTGGCGGCGCCCCCGCTACCTGCCCACGGCCCGACAGCTCCTGCGCACGGTGGACCTGGAACCGTTCGCCCACTACTACCCCGACAAGCTCTCCGGCGGCATGCAGCAGCGCCTGGCCATCGCCCGGGCCCTGACCCTGGACCCCCGCGTCCTCCTGCTGGACGAGCCCTTCGGGGCGCTGGACGAGATCACCCGCGACCGGATGAACCTGGAGCTGCTGCGCCTGTGCGCGCAGCGGGAGCTGACCGTGGTCTTCGTCACCCACTCCATCGAGGAGGCGGTCTTCCTCTCGGACCGCGTGGTGGTCATGCGCCGCTGGCTCTCCCCGGGGGCGGACTCCAGCATCGTGGCCGAGGTGCGGGTCGACCTGCCCCGCCCCCGCTCCCTGGCCCTGAAGGAAGACCCTGCCTTCTTCCAGCGGGTGCGGGAAGGCCGCGCCGCCCTGCGCCAGGCAAACGGGTAG
- a CDS encoding ABC transporter substrate-binding protein — protein sequence MGRRSRAWLLAALVLLVAGGGTAAAGPQVSIIEAWFIHNESMGDPVAVEKGFFGDLQVTVVGGGPGLSPIDRVMAEARKGRIVLGVDYPYNILEAREKQKLPLVVVAHDFQKSAIHLLSWVPLKSPKDVRGTVATWIGYDKQIKAMYGPGWEKAIKIVNQQGDPATIGAWVQKQYQFAHAMGYNEVLVAKRLAREGKIKEKFYIYSYADDFGMRWPENVVFTTEEIIRKYPQVVQQFIRGHYRGFLYAFNNRQEAATILLKYNKNLDRAHEIEGMDFLYSIMVTPAARQNGLGYVDPAAWTRLAQDLAGAGLLKGANVQAAYTTRFASGVKP from the coding sequence ATGGGGAGACGGTCTCGGGCCTGGCTGCTGGCCGCCCTGGTGCTGCTGGTGGCAGGAGGAGGGACTGCGGCAGCGGGTCCGCAGGTCTCTATCATTGAGGCCTGGTTCATCCACAACGAGTCCATGGGTGACCCGGTGGCGGTGGAGAAGGGGTTCTTCGGCGACCTCCAGGTCACGGTCGTCGGGGGAGGACCCGGGCTTTCTCCTATCGACCGGGTGATGGCCGAGGCGCGCAAGGGCAGAATCGTCCTGGGGGTGGACTATCCGTACAACATCCTGGAGGCGCGGGAGAAGCAGAAGCTGCCTCTGGTGGTGGTGGCGCACGACTTCCAGAAGTCGGCCATCCACCTGCTCTCCTGGGTCCCGCTGAAGTCGCCCAAGGATGTGCGGGGAACCGTGGCCACCTGGATCGGGTACGACAAGCAGATCAAGGCCATGTACGGCCCGGGCTGGGAGAAGGCCATCAAGATCGTCAACCAGCAGGGCGACCCGGCGACCATAGGGGCCTGGGTGCAGAAGCAGTACCAGTTCGCGCACGCCATGGGCTACAACGAGGTGCTGGTGGCCAAGCGACTGGCCAGGGAGGGCAAGATCAAGGAGAAGTTCTACATTTACTCCTACGCCGACGACTTCGGCATGCGCTGGCCGGAGAACGTGGTCTTCACCACAGAGGAGATCATCCGGAAGTACCCTCAGGTGGTGCAGCAGTTTATCAGAGGACACTACCGCGGCTTCCTCTACGCCTTCAACAATCGCCAGGAGGCGGCCACCATCCTGCTCAAGTACAATAAGAACCTCGATCGGGCCCACGAGATTGAAGGGATGGACTTCCTCTATTCCATCATGGTCACGCCCGCGGCCAGGCAAAACGGCCTGGGCTACGTGGACCCGGCGGCCTGGACCCGGCTGGCGCAGGACCTGGCCGGCGCGGGACTGCTGAAGGGCGCCAATGTTCAGGCGGCGTACACCACCCGCTTTGCCAGCGGGGTAAAGCCCTGA
- a CDS encoding ABC transporter permease: MLLDSGTRSHSRPRGAPRGRLPFAGLGSWAAFALSAGAVWEVASRLYGQPYLLPAPSQILRALLDDRRLVLEYAWVTTGETVLGFLLGAVAALLAAMLFIWLPHWLEEFLYRVVVTLNSTPFVALASLAVVWFGLGITSKIVIAGMYTFFAVLYHTHKEFVSIDPMREHLMDIYAASWLQRMLLLKLPSALPIIFVSLKGGVMAAVNGAIVGELFGAFEGLGYMILDSRYVGNTVRVFLAAVFCTLIGWVLLGVVTLAERLLVPWHVSMVREHT; encoded by the coding sequence ATGCTCCTGGACAGCGGCACCCGATCCCACTCCCGGCCGCGCGGCGCCCCGCGGGGCAGGCTTCCCTTCGCCGGCCTGGGATCCTGGGCCGCCTTCGCCCTGTCCGCGGGGGCGGTCTGGGAGGTGGCCTCCCGGCTGTACGGACAGCCCTACCTGCTGCCGGCCCCCTCGCAGATCCTCCGCGCCCTGCTGGATGACCGGCGGCTGGTCCTGGAGTACGCCTGGGTCACCACCGGGGAGACCGTGCTGGGGTTCCTCCTGGGGGCGGTGGCGGCGCTGCTGGCCGCCATGCTATTCATCTGGCTACCGCACTGGCTGGAGGAGTTCCTCTACCGGGTGGTGGTGACGTTGAACAGCACCCCCTTCGTGGCCCTGGCCTCCCTGGCGGTGGTGTGGTTCGGATTGGGCATCACCAGCAAGATCGTCATCGCCGGCATGTACACCTTCTTCGCCGTCCTCTACCATACCCACAAAGAATTCGTTTCCATCGATCCCATGCGCGAGCACCTGATGGACATCTACGCCGCCTCCTGGCTGCAGCGCATGCTCCTGCTCAAGCTGCCCTCGGCGCTGCCCATCATCTTCGTCAGCCTGAAGGGCGGGGTCATGGCCGCAGTCAACGGCGCCATCGTGGGCGAACTCTTCGGAGCCTTCGAAGGCCTGGGCTACATGATCCTGGACTCGCGCTATGTGGGCAACACGGTTCGCGTCTTCCTGGCGGCGGTGTTCTGCACGCTGATCGGGTGGGTGCTGCTGGGTGTGGTGACCCTGGCCGAGCGGCTGTTGGTGCCCTGGCATGTGAGTATGGTCCGTGAGCACACCTGA
- the codA gene encoding cytosine deaminase encodes MDLILRRARLLGRDGLYDLGIAGERIAAIAPQIAGQAAQEIDAGGDLVTPALVEPHIHLDAVLTAGQPRHNRSGSLFEGIEIWGERVRSLTHEDVRERASTALKWMLAHGVTVVRTHVDICDPALTALQALLQVRQEVAGTIDLQIVAFPQQGIYSFPHGERLLVRALELGADVVGGIPHYEWTREYGERDVKTALRLAADYQRQADLHCDETDDEQSRFLEVLCAETIRLGLQGRVTASHTTAMHSYNNAYAHRLIRWIRHAGVHFVTNPLDNAVLQGRFDSYPIRRGYTRVKELLANGINVAIGHDSIMDPWYPLGVGDPLQACFVMVHYGHMSGREELEMLLDLVTTRAARCCGVQDYGLEVGCRADLVLFDAPTGPEAIRTLAARRVVISRGRIVARTQPARATVRWNGQEEEIRFALGPDTAPAAPA; translated from the coding sequence ATGGACCTCATCCTGAGGCGCGCGCGCCTGCTGGGGCGCGACGGCCTTTATGACCTGGGCATCGCCGGGGAGCGCATCGCCGCCATCGCCCCGCAGATCGCCGGGCAGGCGGCGCAGGAGATCGACGCCGGCGGGGACCTGGTCACGCCGGCACTGGTGGAGCCTCACATCCACCTGGACGCCGTCCTCACCGCAGGGCAGCCGCGTCACAACCGCAGCGGGTCGCTGTTCGAGGGCATAGAAATCTGGGGAGAGCGGGTCAGGTCGCTTACCCATGAAGACGTCAGGGAGCGGGCCAGCACGGCCCTTAAGTGGATGCTGGCCCACGGCGTGACCGTGGTGCGTACCCACGTGGACATCTGCGACCCCGCGCTCACCGCGCTGCAGGCGCTGCTGCAGGTGCGGCAGGAGGTCGCCGGCACCATCGACCTGCAGATCGTGGCCTTCCCCCAGCAGGGGATCTACTCCTTTCCCCACGGCGAGCGGCTGCTGGTGCGGGCGCTGGAGCTGGGCGCGGACGTGGTGGGGGGTATCCCCCACTACGAGTGGACGCGGGAGTACGGGGAGCGGGACGTGAAGACCGCCCTGCGCCTGGCTGCGGACTACCAGCGGCAGGCCGACCTGCACTGCGACGAGACCGACGACGAGCAAAGCCGTTTCCTCGAGGTCCTCTGCGCCGAGACCATCCGCCTGGGGCTGCAGGGCCGCGTCACCGCCAGCCACACCACGGCCATGCACTCCTACAACAACGCCTACGCCCACCGCCTGATCCGCTGGATCCGTCACGCCGGCGTGCACTTCGTCACCAACCCGCTGGACAACGCCGTGCTGCAGGGCCGCTTCGACAGCTACCCCATCCGCCGTGGCTACACCCGGGTGAAGGAGCTGCTGGCCAACGGGATCAACGTGGCCATCGGCCACGACTCCATCATGGATCCCTGGTACCCCCTGGGCGTGGGCGACCCGCTGCAGGCCTGTTTCGTCATGGTGCACTACGGCCACATGTCGGGCCGCGAGGAGCTGGAGATGCTGCTGGACCTGGTGACCACCCGCGCCGCCAGGTGCTGCGGGGTGCAGGACTACGGCCTGGAGGTCGGCTGCCGCGCCGACCTGGTCCTGTTCGACGCGCCCACCGGCCCCGAGGCCATCCGCACGCTGGCCGCCCGCCGCGTGGTCATCTCCCGCGGCCGCATCGTGGCCAGGACCCAGCCAGCCCGGGCCACCGTGCGCTGGAACGGCCAAGAAGAGGAAATCCGCTTCGCCTTGGGCCCCGACACGGCTCCGGCCGCCCCCGCGTGA
- a CDS encoding CaiB/BaiF CoA-transferase family protein yields MANFPCVPNFAPLQELLVVDLTRALAGPYCTLMLADLGARVIKVEAPGGGDDTRGWGPPFLGGESAYFLSVNRNKESLTLNLKDSRGKEVLHRLLARADVLVENFRPGIMDRFGLGYPVVHQRYPRLVYCSISGFGQDGPYRERTAYDLILQGMGGLMGMTGEEGGPPVKVGVAIADICAGMFAAFAILVALRVRDRTGRGQWIDAAMLDGQIAWLTYQAGNYFATGENPRRLGSAHPSIVPYQAFRTADGHINVAVGSEAIWERFCAALGREDLAVDPRFRTNPDRVAHRDVLLPLLEATFAAQPTAYWRSVLDAAGVPNGPIYLLSELFADPQVLHRGLVVEMDHPTAGRIRQTGLPVRLSETPGAIRTPPPRLGEHTEAILQELGYDSRAIETLKGAGVV; encoded by the coding sequence GTGGCCAACTTCCCTTGCGTGCCCAATTTCGCTCCCCTGCAGGAGCTGCTGGTGGTGGACCTGACCCGGGCCCTGGCCGGCCCCTACTGCACCCTCATGCTGGCGGACCTGGGCGCGCGCGTGATCAAGGTGGAGGCCCCCGGCGGCGGCGACGACACGAGGGGATGGGGCCCGCCCTTCCTCGGCGGAGAGTCCGCCTACTTCCTCAGCGTCAACCGCAACAAGGAGAGCCTTACCCTCAACCTGAAGGACTCCCGGGGGAAGGAGGTGCTGCACCGGCTGCTGGCCCGCGCCGACGTGCTGGTGGAGAACTTCCGCCCCGGGATCATGGACCGGTTCGGCCTTGGCTACCCAGTGGTGCACCAGCGGTATCCTCGCCTGGTCTATTGCTCCATCTCCGGGTTCGGGCAGGACGGGCCCTACCGGGAGCGCACCGCCTACGACCTGATCCTGCAGGGCATGGGCGGGCTGATGGGCATGACCGGGGAGGAAGGCGGGCCACCGGTGAAGGTGGGGGTGGCCATCGCCGACATCTGCGCCGGCATGTTCGCCGCCTTCGCCATCCTGGTCGCCCTGCGGGTGCGCGACCGCACCGGGCGGGGGCAGTGGATCGATGCGGCCATGCTGGACGGCCAGATCGCCTGGTTGACCTACCAGGCGGGGAACTACTTCGCCACGGGGGAGAACCCGCGGCGGTTGGGCAGCGCGCATCCCTCCATCGTCCCCTACCAGGCGTTTCGCACCGCGGACGGGCACATCAATGTGGCTGTGGGCAGCGAAGCCATCTGGGAGCGCTTCTGCGCGGCGCTGGGGCGGGAGGACCTGGCCGTAGATCCCCGATTCCGCACCAACCCCGACCGCGTGGCGCACCGGGATGTGCTGCTGCCCCTGCTGGAGGCCACCTTCGCCGCTCAGCCCACAGCCTACTGGCGCAGCGTCCTGGACGCCGCGGGGGTGCCCAACGGGCCCATTTATTTACTGAGCGAGCTCTTCGCCGACCCGCAGGTGCTCCACCGGGGGCTGGTGGTGGAGATGGACCACCCCACGGCCGGCCGCATCCGCCAGACGGGCCTGCCTGTGCGGCTCTCGGAGACGCCCGGGGCCATCCGCACCCCGCCCCCGCGGCTGGGAGAGCACACCGAGGCCATCCTGCAGGAACTGGGGTATGATTCGCGGGCGATCGAGACACTCAAGGGTGCCGGCGTTGTCTGA